The Halomonas elongata DSM 2581 DNA segment GGCGGCGTTCCACTGCTTGTACTTGTCACCGAAGCGCACCACCACCAGGTCGCTGGCAGCAATCAGCGTGCGGGTACGAATGGCGTTGACCTTGGATGAGCGGTGATCGCGCCAGAAGCCTTCGCGCTCTTCACCGAGATGGTCGCCGGCTGCATCGCTGGCGTCATGATCGGTCACCGGCGAGGTCAGCACCACATCCAGGCCAGCCGCCTCGACACCGCGACGAATCTCGTCGCGCCAGTCGGTGTGAATCTCGCCGGACAAATAAACCTGAAAGCTCATAATCGCTCCTCATTGTCATGATTATCGTGTCATGGTCGGCGCCCTCACCGACCTTCCTTCATTCTAACCGCGCCAATTTTGTATACAACAAAGGCCCACATTGAATACGCATCACTTCCCTTTCGACAAGGGCTCATGAACATCGCATGATGGAATGCACTGCGCCCGACAAGTCAGGCGCGCCACTCTCGTCATCGACACGATACTCGACATGGTTCTCGACACCACTCAACAGAATCGACGCATGACCCAATTCGATGGTCACGAATCCATCTGGCTGTTCGGCTACGGCTCGCTGATCTGGAAGGCCGGTTTCGATTATCTGGAACGCCGCCCGGCCTATATTCACGGCTGGACGCGACGCTTCTGGCAGGGCTCCCACGATCATCGCGGCACCCCGGCGGCACCGGGTCGGGTCGCGACCCTGCTGCCCGCCCCCGAGGCCATCTGCCATGGCATGGCCTACCGCATCACGCCGGACACCCTGGGTCCGCTCGATGTGCGCGAGAAGAATGGCTACCTGCGCGAGGTCGTCACCCTGCACTTCGCCGACGGCGACACCGACCAGGGGCTGGTCTATGTCGCCACCGAGGACAACGCCGCCTTCCTCGGCGATGCGCCGCTGGAATCGATCGCCCGGCAGATCGCCGAGTCGCATGGGCCCAGCGGCCCCAATCGCGATTATCTGCTGAACCTGGACGAGGCCCTGCGCGCACTCGAGGTGGAAGATGCGCATGTCGCCGAGCTGGCCCGGTATGTCCGCCACCTCGACGGCGAGGCCGCCGAGACGATGTCCGATGACACCCTGACGCCATGACCGACTTTCTGGAGAACTCCCCGCATGACCGTCAATCTGGATGACGTACAACGCGCTGCCGAGCGCACCCGAGACCATCTCGTACGCACGCCCTGCCTGCACTCGGCCACGCTCTCGAAGCTGACCGGCTGCGAGCTCTACATCAAGTTCGAGAATCACCAGTTCACCGCCGCCTTCAAGGAACGCGGCGCCCTGAACCGCCTCCTGCAGCTCTCCGAAGACGAGCGTCGCCGGGGCGTCATTGCGATGTCGGCGGGCAACCATGCCCAGGCCGTGGCCTATCACGCCGCGCGCCTGGGCATCCACGCCACCATCGTCATGCCGCGCCACACGCCCAATCTCAAGGTTCGCAACACCCGCAACTTCGGTGCCGAGGTGCACCTGGAAGGCAACGGCGTCGACGAGGCCGGCGCCTATGCCCAGCGCCTGGCCGAGCAGCGCGACCTGGTCTTCGTACATCCCTACGACGACGAGCACATCATCGCCGGCCAGGGCACCATCGCCCTGGAGATGCTCGAGGAAATACCCGACCTGGAGAGCCTGGTGATCCCGATCGGTGGTGGTGGCCTGATCAGCGGCAATGCCGTGGCCGCCAAGGCGCTGCGTCCCGACATCGAGATCGTGGGCGTGCAGACCCAGCGCTTTCCCGCCATGAAGCAGGCCCTGGCCGGCGAGCCGGTCCATTGCGGCCTGGCCACCCTGGCCGAGGGCATCGCCGTCAAGCAGCCGGGCGAGCTGACCCGGGAACTGGTGCGCGAGCTGGTCAGCGACATCACCCTGGTGGACGAGCCGGAAATCGAGCGCGCCATCCTGATGCTGCTGGAAATCGAGAAAACCGTTGCCGAGGGCGCTGGCGCCGCCGGCCTCGCCGCCCTGCTCACCGAGCCGGAACGCTATCGTGGCCGCAAGGTGGGGCTGGTGCTGTGCGGCGGCAACATCGACATGCTGGCCCTGTCGTCGGTGATCCAGCGCGGCCTGGTGCGCTCCGGGCGCATCGTGCGGGTGCGGGTCGGCATCTCCGACGTGCCCGGCGCCCTGTCCGAGCTCACCAACCTGCTCGCCGAACAGCGGGCCAACGTCATCACCATCGCCCACCAGCGCACCTTCACCGACCTGTCGCTGCGCGCCACCGAGGTCGAGGCCACCCTCGAGACCCTCGGCCGCGAGCATACCCGGGATGTCATCGAAGCGTTGCGTGCCGAAGGCTACGATCCCGTCCTGCCGGCCAATGAAGTGCACCCCGATGAGCGTTGGGCCGACGACCCCGAAGGCCATGGATAGTATAATGGCCCGTGAATGAAGCGACGCGTGCTTTGCTCGCGGGCCCTCGACGCCCATACCGCACTTGGCGTCACCCGCCCAGGCCAGGCCCGTCCATGATGACGGTGCGTCGCCGGTGAATCGTGACAACTCTCGCGACGACCGGCTGACGCAAAACGCCAACCCATCGCAATACGAGACGCGCAATGAGCAGAAAGATCAACGTGGCCTCCCCGCTTGTCATCCTGCATGGCGACGAGATGGCCCAGGTGGCCTTCGAACGCATCCTCGAGACCTTCGTGACCGCTCCGCTGGACATCGATCTTGTCGAAATCGACCTGACCGCGGAAAACCGCCTCGCCACCAACGGCCAGGCGGTGATCGATGCCATCGAGGCCCTCAATCGCCATGGTGTGGGCGTCAAGAACGCCGGCATGACGGTCAACCGCGAACAGCTCGATGCGCTGCTGGCCGAGCGTCCGGAACTGGACCGTGCCAGCCTCCATCCGCTGGCCACCAAGTCGCCCAACGGCGCCATTCGCAAGGGTATCGGCGGCAACATCACCCGCGAGGACATCGAGTTTCGCAACCTCCGGGTCGAGCGTCCCGACTGGATCGGCCGCGACATCGAAGTCGACACCATGGATGACGGCGGCATCAAGGACAGCCACAATGCCCTGGCCGACGCCACCGGCATGGTCAAGCTGCTGTTCGTGGGCGAAAGCGGCGACCCGGTGGAGCTGCACCGCCGCGAGGTCCACAAGGGCGATCCCTGGCTACTCGCCACCAATGATCTCGAGGACGTCAAGGCCTGGGCGCACCGCTTCTTCCAGCGCGCCATCGACGAAAAACGCGACATCTACCTGGGACTGAAGGACACGGTGATCGCCGGCTATGACGGCGTGATGCGCGCCGCCATCGAGGACATCTTCCGTGCCGATTACCAGGCCAAGGCCGAGGAGCTGGGGCTCGAGTACCATTACGAGCTGATCGACGCCCAGGCGGCACGCATCGTCTCCAATCCACCGGAGCGGGCTCTCTGGGGCGTGCCGGACAACACTTCCGGTCGCAAGCTCTACAAGCTGGTGGAGCAGCTCAAGCGCCATGGCATCCCCGACCGCAAGGCGCAGGTCTCGATCTCGCGCATGAGCGCCGGCGGCGGCGACCAGTACGGCAGCTACAACGCCCCGGCCGAAGAGGATGGCATCCTCAAGGTGGTCGTCGACGGCGAGGAAAAGCACGCCCGCCACGTGAAGAAGGGCGACCCCATCCTGCTGATGTCCAACGACCGCGCCGCCATCAAGGATTGGGTCCTGCAGGTATTCCGCGATGCCTCGCGCAAGGACAAGGAGGTCTACTTCGGCCTCAAGCGCGAATACATGGATTACGACGAGGTGTTCAGCGACGTCATCACCGAGGCGCGTCGTGAACTCGCCAAGGCCGACACTCCGCCGCCCTCGTTCATGATCATGCGGCCCTCCCGCCAGCTGATCAAGATGATCACCGATCCGCCCAGGAACGCCCTCTACCCGGCGCAGAACCTGGACGGCGACATCTTCTCCGACATCTCCGCCGCGCTCGGCGGCAGCCTGGCCACCGCCAGCTCCATCATCGAGAGCAAGAACGGCACCATGCTGTTCGAGGCGCCCCACGGAACCGCCCACGATCTCTATCTCAAGTACCTCGAGAGCGACGGCAAGGAGGCCCACTTCAACTCCTCCGCACTGATCTATGCCGTGGGCAACGCCCTGGAGACCCTGGCGGAACGCGAGAACAACGCCGAACTCGGCGACTACGCCACCCGCCTCAAGGCCGCGCTGATCGACACCATCGGCGACGGCATCGTCACCGGCGACCTCAAGGGCAAGACCACCGAGCCGGACAAGGAAACCGTGGTCGACATGCAGGGCTTCCTCGACGCCGTGGCGCAGCGCCTGGCCGCGTAAGCGCGATATGCAGGCAATGGAACGCACGCCCCCGGCCCGTGGCCGGGGCACGCCGAGAGGCAATGAGCGACCATGACCACCCTGGCCCTCTACCTCGCCGCCGCCCTGGCCGAGATCGCTGGCTGCTTCAGCGTCTGGGCCTGGTGGCGACTCGACAAGTCCATTCTCTGGCTGCTGCCCGGCGTGGCCAGCCTGCTGCTGTTCGCCTGGCTGCTCAGCCTGAGTTCCGCCGACTACGCCGGTCGGGCCTACGCGGCCTACGGCGGCGTCTACATCGTCGCCTCGCTGGGCTGGCTATGGCTCGTCGAGCAACGCCTCCCCGACCGCTGGGACCTGATCGGCGCCACCATCTGCCTGGCCGGCGCCGGCATCATCCTGCTCGCCCCCCGGGGCGGATGACCCCCTGGCATGCCTCGGCATGCTCTGCTACTCCTCCCCTTGACCCTGACACTAGTGTCAATGCGTCAGCCTTGTCCGGGTAAAGGAGGGAGTCATCCATGCAGACCCATGAAGCCGCCGAACGTCTGGGCATCAGCGCCCGCCGCCTTCGTCATTACGAGAAGGCGGGGCTTCTGGAAATCGACCGCGACGCCAACGGCTATCGCCGCTTCTCACCGTCGGACCTGCGTCGGGCCGGCCGCATTCGTGACCTGATCGCCACGGGGTTCTCCACCCGGGAGATACAGGCCATGGCCCCCTGCCTCAGCGACGAAGGGGCGGGTCCCTGCGAGGCGGGTCTGGCCGATCTCACCCATAAGCTGGAACAGATCGATCGTCTGCTGGAGGAGCTGCAACAACGCCGCGCCTCCACCCTGGCGCGCATCGAGCACTTCCGTGACTCCCTTTCGCCACACCCCGAAACGGAGTCTCCCGGACATGAGAGCGCAAACGATCCTTCTGTTTCTGATCGCCTTTCTGGTCGGCAGTGACGAGTTCCTGCTGGGCCCCATCCTGACACCGATCGGTGCGGACCTTGGTGTCGCCCCGGAACGCATTTCACTATTCGTCGGCGCCTATGCAGTGCCCCTGGCGCTGCTGGCCCCCTTCTTCGGTGCCCTGTCAGACCGCCATGGCAGACGCGCCGTACTGCTGCCGGCATCGCTCGTCTTTGCCCTGGGTTCGCTCGCCACGGCGCTGGCACCGACCTATTCGCTGGCCCTGGCCTCTCGTATCGTGACCGGCGCCGGCGCGGCAGGCATGCTGCCCGTCGCCTTCTCGCTGGCTGCCGATGGCGGTGACAAACGTGCCGACCGGGACATCGCCGCCGTACAGGCCGGATTGACCCTGGGCATCATTGCCAGTCCGGCGTTCGGTGCCTGGGTGACCGAGGCATTCGGCTGGCAGGCAGCCTTCGCTACACTGGGGACCCTCGCCCTGCTGCCCCTGGCTGGCACCCTTCGACTTGGCCAAAGCACGCCCGCTGCCACAGGACATCCAGAAGCAGGAGAGGGGGTCTGGCCACCCGGGGCACCGAGCGCCATCCTGAGCATGGGACTCGGCCTGGGAGGTGCCGTCGGCATCTACGTTCTGGTCGGCGAGCGACTCCGCGATCTTCATCAGCCGGACACCGAATCTCTCGGCCTCATCTATGCGGGCTTCGGCCTGGTCACCCTCGCCGGCAACCTGATCATGCCTCGCCTCATGACACAATTCGGCAGTGGCCGACGCGTGATGCGCCTGTGCCTGATTGGCGTGCTGGCGGCCATCATGGCCCTATTCGCCATCCCGCTCAGCATGGTAGCGGCCTGTATCATGCTCGGCCTGTGGGCTCTACTGGGTGGCATCGGTGCACCAGCGCTGCAGGCCCACCTGGCGAGCCTCT contains these protein-coding regions:
- a CDS encoding MerR family transcriptional regulator, which encodes MQTHEAAERLGISARRLRHYEKAGLLEIDRDANGYRRFSPSDLRRAGRIRDLIATGFSTREIQAMAPCLSDEGAGPCEAGLADLTHKLEQIDRLLEELQQRRASTLARIEHFRDSLSPHPETESPGHESANDPSVSDRLSGRQ
- a CDS encoding YnfA family protein; amino-acid sequence: MTTLALYLAAALAEIAGCFSVWAWWRLDKSILWLLPGVASLLLFAWLLSLSSADYAGRAYAAYGGVYIVASLGWLWLVEQRLPDRWDLIGATICLAGAGIILLAPRGG
- a CDS encoding NADP-dependent isocitrate dehydrogenase, which gives rise to MSRKINVASPLVILHGDEMAQVAFERILETFVTAPLDIDLVEIDLTAENRLATNGQAVIDAIEALNRHGVGVKNAGMTVNREQLDALLAERPELDRASLHPLATKSPNGAIRKGIGGNITREDIEFRNLRVERPDWIGRDIEVDTMDDGGIKDSHNALADATGMVKLLFVGESGDPVELHRREVHKGDPWLLATNDLEDVKAWAHRFFQRAIDEKRDIYLGLKDTVIAGYDGVMRAAIEDIFRADYQAKAEELGLEYHYELIDAQAARIVSNPPERALWGVPDNTSGRKLYKLVEQLKRHGIPDRKAQVSISRMSAGGGDQYGSYNAPAEEDGILKVVVDGEEKHARHVKKGDPILLMSNDRAAIKDWVLQVFRDASRKDKEVYFGLKREYMDYDEVFSDVITEARRELAKADTPPPSFMIMRPSRQLIKMITDPPRNALYPAQNLDGDIFSDISAALGGSLATASSIIESKNGTMLFEAPHGTAHDLYLKYLESDGKEAHFNSSALIYAVGNALETLAERENNAELGDYATRLKAALIDTIGDGIVTGDLKGKTTEPDKETVVDMQGFLDAVAQRLAA
- a CDS encoding YtoQ family protein; the encoded protein is MSFQVYLSGEIHTDWRDEIRRGVEAAGLDVVLTSPVTDHDASDAAGDHLGEEREGFWRDHRSSKVNAIRTRTLIAASDLVVVRFGDKYKQWNAAFDAGYCAALGKPYVTLHSEEIVHPLKEVDAEAMAWARTTDQVVKILEHVLRES
- a CDS encoding threonine ammonia-lyase; translation: MTVNLDDVQRAAERTRDHLVRTPCLHSATLSKLTGCELYIKFENHQFTAAFKERGALNRLLQLSEDERRRGVIAMSAGNHAQAVAYHAARLGIHATIVMPRHTPNLKVRNTRNFGAEVHLEGNGVDEAGAYAQRLAEQRDLVFVHPYDDEHIIAGQGTIALEMLEEIPDLESLVIPIGGGGLISGNAVAAKALRPDIEIVGVQTQRFPAMKQALAGEPVHCGLATLAEGIAVKQPGELTRELVRELVSDITLVDEPEIERAILMLLEIEKTVAEGAGAAGLAALLTEPERYRGRKVGLVLCGGNIDMLALSSVIQRGLVRSGRIVRVRVGISDVPGALSELTNLLAEQRANVITIAHQRTFTDLSLRATEVEATLETLGREHTRDVIEALRAEGYDPVLPANEVHPDERWADDPEGHG
- a CDS encoding MFS transporter, whose protein sequence is MRAQTILLFLIAFLVGSDEFLLGPILTPIGADLGVAPERISLFVGAYAVPLALLAPFFGALSDRHGRRAVLLPASLVFALGSLATALAPTYSLALASRIVTGAGAAGMLPVAFSLAADGGDKRADRDIAAVQAGLTLGIIASPAFGAWVTEAFGWQAAFATLGTLALLPLAGTLRLGQSTPAATGHPEAGEGVWPPGAPSAILSMGLGLGGAVGIYVLVGERLRDLHQPDTESLGLIYAGFGLVTLAGNLIMPRLMTQFGSGRRVMRLCLIGVLAAIMALFAIPLSMVAACIMLGLWALLGGIGAPALQAHLASLSDARRGTLMALGASAMNLGVATWSATASTLFSHSATLVALLALTIIGTAICLLGPTRSKFLTT
- a CDS encoding gamma-glutamylcyclotransferase, with protein sequence MVLDTTQQNRRMTQFDGHESIWLFGYGSLIWKAGFDYLERRPAYIHGWTRRFWQGSHDHRGTPAAPGRVATLLPAPEAICHGMAYRITPDTLGPLDVREKNGYLREVVTLHFADGDTDQGLVYVATEDNAAFLGDAPLESIARQIAESHGPSGPNRDYLLNLDEALRALEVEDAHVAELARYVRHLDGEAAETMSDDTLTP